Within Triticum dicoccoides isolate Atlit2015 ecotype Zavitan chromosome 1B, WEW_v2.0, whole genome shotgun sequence, the genomic segment TCTACATGTCCCCCGGAAACCGCTTCAGCAACGAGGGGGGTAACGGGAGTAAACGGGAGGATGCGGCGGCGGACGCCGACGCCGCCAAGGCGGAGGCGATCGTGCCGAGGGAGACGCCGACGAGCGAGATGACGCTGGAGCAGCTCCTCGCCAAGGTCCAACAACTGCAGCATCTCCTCGACCGATTCATCGCCTGCCGGCCCGTAGGTGAGTGAGTTCATCCGTGTGTGCACGCAACTGTTTGCTCACATTCTCGTGTGGGATTTGGGATCACGCCATCGCCGAGCGTGCACTGACATCGAACGACGCGTCTCAGGCGCGGCGAAGACGAACCGGGTGGTGTCGGTGTCTCTGTACCCGCTGGTGAAGGAGAGCTTGCAGCTGTACTGCGAGCTCACGGAggtcatggccgcgctcatggagcAGTTCCCGGACATGGAGAGCGCTGACTGCGAGCGCGTGACCGGAGTCTTCTGCGGCCTCGCCAAGCAGATCGAGGAGCTCGACTCTTTCTACGCGTGGTGCAAGGACGCCTACGTCTGCCGCCAGTCCGACGTGCCGGAGGTGGAGCTCATCACGCAGGAGAGGCTAGAGCTCATGGACGAGTTCGTCTGCGACAGGCGCGGCGCCGAGTATGTAcggaggctgccgccgccgtcgccggagccgtcTAGCCCGGAGCCAGAGGTCGAGGAGCACGACATGAGCGCCACCAGGGCCCTTCCGGCGCCCGCGGAGCCGCCGGCTGCCGTGGAGCAGGAGCACGATGCCAGCGAGACGGCGCATGCAGAGCCGGAGGCTCCGCTGATCACAACCGACGTGGTCAACGAGGAGGCGGACTTCTTGAACTTGAAGGCGGACGCCATATCCGGGGAAGAGCACGGGCAGCAGCTGGCGCGGGCCCTGTTCGATGGCCACCCGGCCGGATCGGCGCCGACATGCGACGTGTTCGACCCGTCATCGGCGGACTGGGAGACGGCGTTGGTCGAGTCAGCCAGCGCGCTCGCGAACCAGCGCGCGATGCTTGGGGGCGGGCTCGACATGATGGCCCTCGACGGCATGTACAACCACGCAGCGGCGGCGAACGCGCAGGCGTTCTCCGGCAGCGCGAGCAGCGCGAGCAGCGCGAGCAGCGCGAGCAGCGCGAGCAGCGTGGCCTTGCGGCCGCCCGGAGCGCCCATGCTGGCACTGCCCGCGCCGCCGGGGATGTGCAGAGCCGCGCCGGGTGCGGACCCCTTCGCGGCGTCGACGGTGGTGCCGCCGCCGACGTACGTGCAGATGTCCGACATgcagaagaagcagcagcttctgACTGAGGAGCAGATGGTGTGGCAACAATATGGCAAGAATACCATGCAAGGGCAGGGGGGGCTGGCAATGCGAGAGCAGAGACCGCAGCAGGTCATGCCTCCTGGCGTTTACCATCGTGCTTCTTAGATTTCATGAATAGTTCGAATTTATCTATTTTCATTATTGCCGATGAATTGGCGATCAGGTAGTCTAATGTACAGTGAGTTTTTAATGAAAACAAATGTAAAGGTTGCAGTAAACAGCGCGTGTTTGACCTCTCAAAGTTTACGAAggcacaatatctttcactctagcCTACTGG encodes:
- the LOC119307427 gene encoding putative clathrin assembly protein At4g02650 — encoded protein: MAPSKLRKALGAVKDKTSIGLAKVGGGSGFASPELEVAIVKATKHDEKSPADERRIREIVSLTRDSRGSAGACVAALSRRLGRTRSWDVALKTLVIVRRLLAEGDPVFEQELFYATRRGTRMLNMSDFCGRASDDDAWDFSAFVRTYAAYLDDRLEHRIQARQGGPNRCKLLRDELYMSPGNRFSNEGGNGSKREDAAADADAAKAEAIVPRETPTSEMTLEQLLAKVQQLQHLLDRFIACRPVGAAKTNRVVSVSLYPLVKESLQLYCELTEVMAALMEQFPDMESADCERVTGVFCGLAKQIEELDSFYACPEPEVEEHDMSATRALPAPAEPPAAVEQEHDASETAHAEPEAPLITTDVVNEEADFLNLKADAISGEEHGQQLARALFDGHPAGSAPTCDVFDPSSADWETALVESASALANQRAMLGGGLDMMALDGMYNHAAAANAQAFSGSASSASSASSASSASSVALRPPGAPMLALPAPPGMCRAAPGADPFAASTVVPPPTYVQMSDMQKKQQLLTEEQMVWQQYGKNTMQGQGGLAMREQRPQQVMPPGVYHRAS